The Paenibacillus antri genomic interval TTCGTCCTCGAGGATCCGATCACGAACGATATCCAGACGATCTTCGCCGCGCACGGCGCTCGGCTCGTCCCGCTCCCCGTCGACGAAGCCGGAATCGATCCGAGCGAGCTGACGCGGGGCGGCGATTGCGGCAGCGTCTATGTCACGCCGTCGCATCAGTACCCTCTCGGCTCCATCCTGCCGATTCAACGACGAGTTCAGCTGATCGAATATGCCCGAAGGACAAGCAACTATATTATCGAAGACGATTACGACAGCGAATTCCGCTATGAAGGCGACCCGATTCCTTCGTTGCAGGGGCTGGATCCGAATGTCGTCATCTACCTTGGAACGTTCAGCAAGATTTTGTCGCCGGCGTTACGGATCGGATATATGATCTTGCCGTTGCCGCTCATCGAGCGCTGCCGGCAGCTGAAGTGGTTCAGCGACCTGCATACGCCTTCCTTGGAGCAGCTCATTCTCGCCCGCTTCTTGGAGGAGGGCCATCTCGAACGCCACATCCGACAAATGAAGAAAGTGTATAAGCGGAGGAGGGACGCGGTAAGAGGATTGTTCACCCGCACATTCGAGGATGACGTTAGGATCTCGGGCGATTCTACAGGACTCCATCTGATCGCGGAATTCGTCGATACCGAATTCACCGATTCGATCATCCGGCGATTGTATGACGCCGGCGTCTTCGTCCAACCGGTGCGCATTCATTCGGCGGACGGGCGAGGGCATGGGAATAAGCTGATCATCGGGTACGGCAACTTGCAGGAGCAGGAGCTGGCCGAAGGGATCGACCGGATCCGGAGCGTTCTCGCCGATATTCGTCGACAACGGCAAACCCGCTAATTCCGCGGGTTTGTCCCCATAACATCTTGCGAAGATTCGCACCCCTCTTCCCGAGCGACGTCATGCTCATCCGCTATCGTCCCCAGACCCCCAGAAATCAACACGCACGCCGCAATGACCCCCAGCGTTAACGCTCCGACAACGATTCGATCGTTCCGATGTTCGATTCGCATTTCTATCTCCTTCCGTCGCGGCGATACCGCCGCTCTGTCTACGTCAACCGTATCATGCGGACCGAGAAATCAGGAGAGCCACTTCCTTGGAAAACGAATGGTGCCACCGTGACCGGACTCACTCCTTAGCATTTGTAGGATTCTGTCTCGAGTGCCCAACGTCACAGAGACGAGGGCGCCTTTTCGAATAGGATGGAAAGGAGAAATCGGAGGGAGTCCATTGATCGAAATCCGTCATGTACATAAAACGTTCCTCGTTGGAGCAGCCCCGTTCGAAGCGCTGCGGGATATCGATCTCTCCGTTAAGCGGGGAGAAATCTTCGGCATCATCGGCCATTCGGGCGCCGGGAAGAGCACGCTGCTGCGCTGCATCAACGGACTGGAGAAGCCGAGCGCCGGTACGGTCGCCGTACAGGGCATCGTTCTTTCCGATTGCGCCCCGAAGCGGCTGCAAGTCGAACGGCGGAAGATCGGGATGATCTTCCAGCATTTCCACTTACTCTCCTCGGCGACGGTGTTCGAAAACATCGCGTTCCCGATGAGACTGGCGAAAGCGCCTAAAGCGGCCGTCGAAGCGAGAGTCCGCGACCTGGCTTCGTTGGTCGGGTTGGAATCGCATCTGGCGTATTATCCCGCTCAATTGTCGGGCGGCCAAAAACAACGCGTCGGCATAGCCCGAGCCTTAGCGAACGATCCCCTCGTTCTGCTGTGCGACGAGGCGACCTCCGCGCTCGATCCGCAGACGACCGACTCGATCCTGCAACTGCTCCTCGAGATCAACGAGAAGCTAGGGTTGACGATCGTGCTGATCACGCACGAGATGCACGTCATCCGAGCGATCTGCGACCGCGTAGCGGTCATCGACGGCGGCCGGATCGTGGAGTGCGGCGATGTCGTAGACGTATTCCTGCGTCCGCAGCATCCGACCACGCGGCAATTCGTTCGCCAAGGGAACGGAGACGGCGAGCTTGCTTCGTTCCGCTCCGCCGCCGGCACGATGCTGCGCATTACGTTCCAAGGCGAACAGACGTATGAGCCTTTATTGTTCGACACGGTTCGAGCGACGGGGATGTCCTTCAGCATCCTGCAAGGTTCCATCTCCCGCATGAAGCGCATTCCGTACGGTCAATTGATCGTCGAGCTGCACGGGGCGGAGGAGGCCGCGCGCCGGACCGTCGATTCGCTCCGAGGCCGCGGGCTGGACGTGGAGGTGATGCCATGCTGACGAAGCCGATTCCTTGGGCGGACGTCATGCGGGCCTCGTTCGACACCGCCGTCATGCTTGGCGTCTCCACGTTGTTTACCGCCGTTATCGGCTTAATCCTTGGCGTGTTAGTGTTTCTATGTTCCGGCGGCCAGCTGCTGGCGAATCGTCCGTTGTATTTGACGCTGTCTGCGGTTATTAACGTCTTGAGGTCGGTTCCGTTCGTCATCTTGATGATCGCGTTGATTCCCTTCACCCGACTCATCGTCGGCACTTCCATCGGCGCGGCAGGAACGATTCCGCCGCTCGTCGTCGCGGCGGCTCCGTTCTTCGCGAGAATCGTCGAACAGTCGCTGAGGGAAGTCGACCGCGGGGTGATCGAAGCCGCGCAAGCGATGGGCGCCTCCCCTTGGCAGATCGTCGCGAAGGTGCTGCTCCCCGAAGCCCGGCCCGGTCTCATCGGCGGGATAACCATTACCTCTATCGCTCTGGTCGCCTATACGGCTATGTCCGGCATGATCGGCGGGGGCGGGCTGGGGGATTTGGCGATCCGCTACGGGTACCAGCGGTTTCATCCAGGGGTCATGGCGGTTACCGTCTTCCTGTTGTTAGCGCTCGTGGTTACTCTTCAAACGGCCGGCGACCGCCTGGTCGATCGATTCAAGCGGAAGTAAGTCATACGAACATCGGAGGAAAGATACATGAAGAGAGGGTTCGTCGTCATCGCATCGATCGCGCTGACGGTCGCCTCCGCCTTATCGGGTTGCGGAGGAGGAGGCGCTCGGACTTCGGGCGAAGGTGAGATTGCGCTGCGCATCGGCGCCACCGCCGTCCCGCATGCGGAAATACTGAACGCCGCGCGTCCGTTGTTGTCGGAACAAGGCATCGCGCTGGAAGTGGTCGAGTTCACCGATTACATTCAACCGAACGTGCAAGTGTACGAAAAGCAGCTGGACGCGAACTTCTTCCAGCATCAACCGTATCTCGACCAATTCAATCAAGATCACGGCATGGATTTGGCGTCCGTCGGTAGCGTGCACATCGAACCGTTCGGGGCGTATTCGGAAACATGGGACAGCGCCGAGGGGCTGCCGGACAAGGCGATCGTCGCGATTCCGAACGACCCGACGAACGCGGGGCGCGCGCTGGCGCTCCTGGAGAAGAACGGCCTATTAACGCTGAAGGAAGGCGCCGGCGTGAACGCCGCCGTCGCCGACATCGCGGCAAATCCCAAAGGACTGGAATTGAAAGAGCTAGAGGCGGCGATGCTTCCCCGCGTAATGGCAGACGTCGACCTGGCGTTGATTAATACGAACTATGCGCTCGAAGCGGGCTTCGTACCGACCGAAGACGCGCTCTTCCTGGAAGACGGCGATTCGCCGTACGTCAACGTTGTCGCCGTTCGTTCGGACCGGATACAGGACGCGTCGATCATGGCGTTGATGGAGGCGCTTCGTTCCGACGAGGTCAGAGACTTTATCCTTGAACAGTACGAAGGTTCCATTATTCCCGTAGATTAACCTGGAGTTAGGAGTGGACCGGAACATGAGGAAACTATGGTTGTCGGCGGCCGGACTGGCGATCGTCGCTCTCGCGGTATATTTCGTCGGAACGAACGATGGATCGAACGTCGCCTCGAAGAACATCGACGAACAAAGGTTGAAACAAATCGTGAGCGAATACAGCGCGGGCGTCCGAACGGCGGCATCCGCATCGATCTCCTCCGATCGGTTGACCGTCGTGTCCGGAGACGACGTAACGACCGAATACCCCTTGCCGAAGGATGAATTTTTCCTCTCCATCGCGCCTTATATCGAAAATACCCATCCTTGCGCCATTCACAGCTTAACCGGTTGCCGCGGAGAGTTGGCGAACATGTCGTTCGACGTGACGATCGAGGACAGCGACGGCCGGACGGTATTCGATCGCGCGGTGACCTCCCAACCGAACGGCTTCATCGACTTGTGGCTGCCCCGAGACGATAAGTATCGTGTCACGATCGAGCGGGACGGGTTGTCGACGACGTCGACCATCTCGACGTTCGAAGGCGATAATACCTGTATTGCGACCATGCGATTATCTTGAGGAACGCGAACATCCCGCCGGGGAGAGCAGCGGGACGTCTTCCGTTGGATTCAAGGCTCCGCGTCGTCAACGTACGCCGCTGCATAACGTACTCTCCATCGTACCAGACGTCGTGTTACAATGGGGGCATCATCCGAGGATCGCTCGACTTGTAGAACCCGCTGCTTGGGAAGGAGTGGATGTTATGCGATTACCGATTATCGTAGCCCCCATGTTTCTGGTATCCAGCCCCCGAATGGTGATCGAGAGCTGTCGAGCAGGCGTGATCGGGGCGATCCCGCTTCTGAACGCGCGTACGCCGGACATTTGCGCGGAATGGTTATCGGAAATCCAAGAAGCGTTGCCGACGGAGACGTGGGGCGTCAATATCATCTGCCACCGCGGAGAAAACCCTCGGTTCGACGACGACCTGGCCTTGATCGAAGCGTACCGGCCGCCTCTGGTCATTAGCTCGTTGGGCAACCCGGCGGCGATCGTCGAGACGGTGCATCGGTATGGCGGGAAGGTGTACGCCGACGTCATCTCCGAGAAGCATGCCCGGAAGGCGGCGAAGGCGGGCGTGGACGGCTTAATCCTGGTGTGCGCCGGTGCCGGAGGTCATGGGGGTCGATTGCATCCTTTCGCCTTCGTGCATGCGGTGAAGGCGTTCTACGAAGGAACGATCGTGCTCGCGGGCGCCGTCTCGACGGGAGCGGACATCGCTGCTGCGAGGGTCGTCGGAGCCGATTATGTGTACATGGGGACCCGGTTTCTCGCGGCCGACGAAGGGAGCGCTTCCGACGCGTTTAAGGAGATGGTGATGCAAAGCTCCATCGAAGACATCGTCTATACGGATGCGGTTACCGGCGTGCACGCGAACTTCTTGCTGCCCTCGCTGCAAGCGAGCAATATCGATATCGCCGCTCCGGGCCGGGGGAAAGCGGATATGGCGGGGATGACGGAACACAAAGCGTGGAAGGCGATCTTCTCCGCGGGCCAAGGCGTCGGGGCGGTTCGAGAACGGCAATCCGTCCGGGACATCGTCGCGCAATTGACGAGAGAATATGAGGAAGCGCGTCAGCGGATCTAGCCATCTCTAAGGTACGCGTCGTCGCCGACGCTCCAGCACGCACGAGCGTTTCATGCGGACGGCCGGGATATACCGCAATTGGTCCATCAGCAGTCTATGTAAACCGCGGACAGAGGGGGGAAGCCTCCTCTGTTTTTTTTTATGTTCGTTAGAATTCTCTAGACCGCTCCGCCATGACCCGAAGAGCACCCATCTGGGCACTTGTGCATACGATGCAAGTAGTAAAGGTGGTGAATCGCTTGAAGGCCGACAACAGCGAACATCGTCCGTCACCTATGGAACTCGAACAACTGGAATGGCGAAGAGCGGAACGAAGGCGAAGACATCAGCAGTGGTTGACCGTCTCGTCCCCGATCCTCATTTTGGCGCTCTGGGAGCTGCTATCGCGCACGTCGCTGATCGACCCTCGATTTTTCCCGCCGCCGACCAGCATCCTTCGGACGTTCTGGGACTTGACAGTCAACGGCGTACTGCTCGCCCATGTGGGCATCAGCTTAACGAGGATCGTTCTCGGATTTCTGGTTGGAACGATTCCCGGCGTCGTCATCGGCTTGCTCATGGGCATGTACCGGCCGTTCCGTTCGTTCTTCTCGCCGCTCCTGATGGCGCTGATGCCGATCCCGACCTTGGCGCTTATGCCGCTTATTCTGATCGTCTTCGGCATCGGCGAGATGTCGAAGGTGATGACGATCGCGGGGAGCGTCTTCTTTCCCGTCGTCATCAACACCGCCGCCGGCGTCGCGAATATCGACCGCGCCTATATCGACGTCGCCAACAACTATGGCGCCGGCCCCAAGGAATTCTTCCTCCGGATCGCCTTGCCGGGCGCGCTTCCCGTCATGTTGGAGGGCGTGCAGATGGGGCAGGCGATCGCGCTGCTGACCATCGTCGCGGCCGAAATGATCGGCGCGAACCAAGGGATCGGCTATCTGATCTGGAGCTCGTATAAAGTGTTCAATTTTAACCCGATGTACGTGGGCTTGATCCTGATCTCTTTCTTCGGCTTTACGTTCTCCATCTTGCTGCGCCGGCTTCAATCGAAGCTGGTGCCTTGGCAATAACGAGGGGGGATTACCTTGACGAAAGAGACGAAAATTACGGTTGACCGTCTGACGAAAGCCTTTTACAGGAAAGACCGGCACGTGACCGCGCTGGAAAACATCTCGATGGAAGTCGAAGACGGAGAGTTCGTCTGCCTCGTCGGTCCGAGCGGGTGCGGCAAGACGACGCTGCTGCGCATTCTCGCGGATTTGGAGACGCCGAGCGCGGGCAGTTATACGATTCGACGGACGGATCCGAATAAACCGCTGCAATCGATGGTGTTTCAGGAAAACGGGATCATCCCTTGGATGACCGTGTGGGACAATGTCGCCTTCGGCTTGCAGATGCGGCATCTGCCGAAGAAATGGATCGCCGAGCGAGTAGAGCACTATTTAGAAAAGGTTGGGCTGCGCCAGTTCTCGAAGCTGTATCCGAAGGAGCTGTCCGGCGG includes:
- a CDS encoding PLP-dependent aminotransferase family protein, with product MVWISIDRSRKTSLKEQIISQLRASILNGERKAGEPLPSTRQLALDLQVSRNILLEAYDQLTAEGYLEGKRGRGTFVAEGALLARSETPAAPIAPLVETKKPDIINFRSGVPALDLFPRRKWSQLAQQVLAYTPSRDFGYDSPEGRFELRSAIAKYVYRVRGVRCSPEQVLITSGATQAITLVAKLCARTGEPFVLEDPITNDIQTIFAAHGARLVPLPVDEAGIDPSELTRGGDCGSVYVTPSHQYPLGSILPIQRRVQLIEYARRTSNYIIEDDYDSEFRYEGDPIPSLQGLDPNVVIYLGTFSKILSPALRIGYMILPLPLIERCRQLKWFSDLHTPSLEQLILARFLEEGHLERHIRQMKKVYKRRRDAVRGLFTRTFEDDVRISGDSTGLHLIAEFVDTEFTDSIIRRLYDAGVFVQPVRIHSADGRGHGNKLIIGYGNLQEQELAEGIDRIRSVLADIRRQRQTR
- a CDS encoding methionine ABC transporter ATP-binding protein; the protein is MIEIRHVHKTFLVGAAPFEALRDIDLSVKRGEIFGIIGHSGAGKSTLLRCINGLEKPSAGTVAVQGIVLSDCAPKRLQVERRKIGMIFQHFHLLSSATVFENIAFPMRLAKAPKAAVEARVRDLASLVGLESHLAYYPAQLSGGQKQRVGIARALANDPLVLLCDEATSALDPQTTDSILQLLLEINEKLGLTIVLITHEMHVIRAICDRVAVIDGGRIVECGDVVDVFLRPQHPTTRQFVRQGNGDGELASFRSAAGTMLRITFQGEQTYEPLLFDTVRATGMSFSILQGSISRMKRIPYGQLIVELHGAEEAARRTVDSLRGRGLDVEVMPC
- a CDS encoding methionine ABC transporter permease, with the translated sequence MLTKPIPWADVMRASFDTAVMLGVSTLFTAVIGLILGVLVFLCSGGQLLANRPLYLTLSAVINVLRSVPFVILMIALIPFTRLIVGTSIGAAGTIPPLVVAAAPFFARIVEQSLREVDRGVIEAAQAMGASPWQIVAKVLLPEARPGLIGGITITSIALVAYTAMSGMIGGGGLGDLAIRYGYQRFHPGVMAVTVFLLLALVVTLQTAGDRLVDRFKRK
- a CDS encoding MetQ/NlpA family ABC transporter substrate-binding protein; amino-acid sequence: MKRGFVVIASIALTVASALSGCGGGGARTSGEGEIALRIGATAVPHAEILNAARPLLSEQGIALEVVEFTDYIQPNVQVYEKQLDANFFQHQPYLDQFNQDHGMDLASVGSVHIEPFGAYSETWDSAEGLPDKAIVAIPNDPTNAGRALALLEKNGLLTLKEGAGVNAAVADIAANPKGLELKELEAAMLPRVMADVDLALINTNYALEAGFVPTEDALFLEDGDSPYVNVVAVRSDRIQDASIMALMEALRSDEVRDFILEQYEGSIIPVD
- a CDS encoding CueP family metal-binding protein → MRKLWLSAAGLAIVALAVYFVGTNDGSNVASKNIDEQRLKQIVSEYSAGVRTAASASISSDRLTVVSGDDVTTEYPLPKDEFFLSIAPYIENTHPCAIHSLTGCRGELANMSFDVTIEDSDGRTVFDRAVTSQPNGFIDLWLPRDDKYRVTIERDGLSTTSTISTFEGDNTCIATMRLS
- a CDS encoding NAD(P)H-dependent flavin oxidoreductase, with the protein product MRLPIIVAPMFLVSSPRMVIESCRAGVIGAIPLLNARTPDICAEWLSEIQEALPTETWGVNIICHRGENPRFDDDLALIEAYRPPLVISSLGNPAAIVETVHRYGGKVYADVISEKHARKAAKAGVDGLILVCAGAGGHGGRLHPFAFVHAVKAFYEGTIVLAGAVSTGADIAAARVVGADYVYMGTRFLAADEGSASDAFKEMVMQSSIEDIVYTDAVTGVHANFLLPSLQASNIDIAAPGRGKADMAGMTEHKAWKAIFSAGQGVGAVRERQSVRDIVAQLTREYEEARQRI
- a CDS encoding ABC transporter permease, with protein sequence MELEQLEWRRAERRRRHQQWLTVSSPILILALWELLSRTSLIDPRFFPPPTSILRTFWDLTVNGVLLAHVGISLTRIVLGFLVGTIPGVVIGLLMGMYRPFRSFFSPLLMALMPIPTLALMPLILIVFGIGEMSKVMTIAGSVFFPVVINTAAGVANIDRAYIDVANNYGAGPKEFFLRIALPGALPVMLEGVQMGQAIALLTIVAAEMIGANQGIGYLIWSSYKVFNFNPMYVGLILISFFGFTFSILLRRLQSKLVPWQ
- a CDS encoding ABC transporter ATP-binding protein; this encodes MTKETKITVDRLTKAFYRKDRHVTALENISMEVEDGEFVCLVGPSGCGKTTLLRILADLETPSAGSYTIRRTDPNKPLQSMVFQENGIIPWMTVWDNVAFGLQMRHLPKKWIAERVEHYLEKVGLRQFSKLYPKELSGGMKQRVNIARAFANDPEILLMDEPFAALDEQNKFLLQKELLNIWEEDRKTVLFITHSIDEALMLSDRVILLSAHPGRIAGEMRVDLPRPRTMEQIRSHPHMSDTFVHIWNHLQREVQSTRAH